agaataacatgaacagactttggtttggtttatcttgaagcttgctgccataaAACCAGATTTAGTCATTTAGATTTGGGAAAGAGAGCATGTAACATCCTagtatttgattttcttctttgctgccatgtgtaggaataggccttttaacgagcatgcagtagagtggttttgtgctgttagcatttccattgcttagttttgatatagatccttccttattagtttttaTGCATGCAGATTTCAAGTTTATGTAGTTCCAATGAGTTGGAACaactacactacaacaaaatcgcacatagacatcggttttccaccggtgtctatttgattttcgaccgatgtctatgaagccgatgttaaaagtctgccattttagacatcgggttaaaaccggtgtagtatcacttaacgacaccggtcttcgaatcggttattaaccggtgtagtatcacttaacgacaccgtttcatcaacggtgtaaaaccgatgtaatattgtatgttaataacaccagttttggcagcggtaaatgaccgatgtaatattactttataacaccggttttacatcggtggaaaaccgatgtaatatgtatatttttttaacagcacagatttgattttaaaaccgacaataacaaaaaaaaatacacaaatattcacaaattgtacaaatattcttcattcaataatatccataaaatacacaaatattcacaaattatataaataatcttcttacaacaatattcataaaatacccaaacattctttttacatcaaaagctagctaatagatatcaaaatcaaagtataacattctgttaacacatcaaggtacaactgtctcaaatgtaatctagcatgcattcagcccacttgaaccgcacttcatcaatttcaactctggagtacttgagatttgtaaactgtaaaaacacataaataatatattagtaaatcaagaccaaaaatcatagttgaaaaagtagtaagagcaccaggtaacaagatgactaatttgaatgcttaaaaagagacctattcatcatttatctcaaccacatcaatgcttacttcaatgcttgcaataaggatcttcagtgattcacaaggtatcagaaagttgaatttgcagttacaaatgaagtaaaagaatcatattcagctgtcaaaagataactaggtccatgctcttagagagaaccatacaaaacaaaatgaaaggttttgaacataaaaaaaaaaaatgttagtcatgccaagactgagatcactcatctatctatcatttcaacctaataaattagttactttggttttACAAAGTCTCCCAATTGTGTAGGAAGATCACAGAAGAATATTCCTGATAAAAGTTAACTTTCTTTAGTAGAAACAACCAATAGCGCTATAACAAATCCAGGAACAACAACCAACCATTAGTCACTAATATATGAAGAGATTGCAAATGGAAGTGAACTTAAAGAAACAAAAAGAGCAAATAAAAATCAACTAGACAACAATGGATCCAACATAAAAAATTGTGCAAaaactaataaataataataagggtTACAAATCACTCCTACACAATCAGCACTACACTTGCTTCCAACTAAGAGAGCCTATAATTAAACAATCAAAAGTGTACCAATAATTCTCCTTTCTGATAAATAGctgtaataataaatcaaaagcaTAGCATGTTGTGCTCATATAGCTAACAATAAAAGTGAAACAAAAAAATATAGCTCTTGGGAATTAACTGACACGTATGGTAAACATGACCACCAAATCAAAGATGAAGTGTGTGAAAAAATACCTTtggtttctcttcctcctttggttTCAATAGCTCTTCCTTTGAAATAGCTTTCCCTGCAGAAAATAATTCAGTCACTCAGCAGTCAGAAACATGCAAATATAAAACTACAAAACCGGTAGAATCTGGGCTTCCAAATGTAcatgaaaaaatttcaaattcaatgctGTGTCAGAGAACTCAAACCTTTTGCATCACGATATATTGGTTCTGCACTTTTACCACTCAAACTAGGATCCAAGGATGCAAATCTGGGACAAAAAAACAAAGAATAGTGAACATATATATACCAGTCGTGAAGGCATACTCAGCCGATGTCGTATCCGTTTCCCAGTCCTTCCATCTGTGTATCTGCCCAAGAGAAGATTATCAATGCAAAGTGGATACTGCAACAGCTAAACTAAATCATCCTCAGGCAATGCTATGGAATTATTCAGAATGATACATAATGTAATCCACTACTCTGTCACTGCAGATTCACCTTTGCTCTTCCAAGGACCATTATAAGAGCACTATTTACCACATGAAACTCAGCCAAAAAGAAGATCAGAATGTGCAACTGGTGCAAGCCTGTGGCAGTAATCAGTTGCTCCTTTTCCTACAAGTGATCGCAACTGAACATTTTAGTGAAAGCTTCTTAGATTTTGTTTACAATAGATTATTTTCAACCAAACAATCAGAGAATTGGAAGTTGCTGTGCACTACTCACTGGGGGGCATTCAACCACTGAATCACCAGCAGCTAAAATCCTGCGCTTCAGGTGTGACTCCGTCAGCACCAGCGCGAGCAGCCGCCTTTTATTTCTGCCAGTTGACTCTGCATCAGGGCGACATGGC
This window of the Zingiber officinale cultivar Zhangliang chromosome 3B, Zo_v1.1, whole genome shotgun sequence genome carries:
- the LOC121968377 gene encoding MLO-like protein 7, which encodes MILGFISLLLTFSQDQIVKICVPKAVADSMLPCRPDAESTGRNKRRLLALVLTESHLKRRILAAGDSVVECPPEKEQLITATGLHQLHILIFFLAEFHVVNSALIMVLGRAKIHRWKDWETDTTSAEYAFTTGIYMFTILCFFVPDLHPWILV